The Phormidium sp. PBR-2020 DNA segment CAGGCGGTGAGGGAAACTCCTTCACCGTCTTTTCTTTGGCTCCAGGCTGCGATCTCCTCGGCTGGCGAGACGGTCGGCTCCTGGGTGCTTGGGGATCACCCCTAACAAAATCGCAAAAACAACAAGCTCCCTTATTATACGCCTTATTCTCACAAATCAATATTTTTTTAACAATCTTTTTTATCCCTTCAAAAAGCTTCACCATAAAGTCAAAAAAGCCAATTATAAACAATCATTAAAAAGTTGTCATTTTCCAGAGTTAGGTCGATACCATGATAAATGAAGCTTAGCCACGTGGGATAGATAATTATGGTTACTAGCGCACCTCAATCTGCCTCTGGATCCTCCAAGACCGAAAGCCTTGTTTTATGGTTTGAAGATGTTGGAATTGCTGACGTTCCCCTAGTTGGCGGTAAAAATGCCTCCCTAGGAGAGATGATTCAACAACTCTCCGCCAAAGGGGTAACCGTCCCCACGGGCTTTGCCACCACCGCCTATGCCTATCGCTATTTTGTCAAACAAGCCGGACTCGAAAGCAAACTCCGGAAACTATTTTCTGACCTGGATGTTGAGAACCTAAAAAACCTGCGCGATCGCGGAAAACAGGCACGAGCCTTAGTTTTGAATACCCCCTTCCCGAAAGAGTTGGAAGTGGCGATCGCCACCGCCTACTTCAAGCTTTGCGAACGCTACGGAGCCGACACTGAATTTTGTGAACGCTTCGATCCCGAGTATCGCCAAGCCTGCAAAGAATACAGCTACGACACCGACGTTGCCGTGCGATCGAGTGCCACCGCCGAAGACTTGCCCGATGCCAGTTTTGCCGGACAGCAAGAAACCTATCTCAACGTTCATGGCGCCAAATCCGTCCTCGAAGCCTGTCACCGCTGCTTCGCCTCCATTTTCACCGATCGCGCCATCTCCTATCGCACCATCAAAGGCTTTGACCACTTTGACGTTGCCCTCTCCGTTGGCGTCCAAAAAATGGTCCGCTCTGACCTGGCCTCCTCTGGGGTCATGTTCTCCATCGACACCGAAACCGGTTTCAAAGATGCCGCTCTCATCACCGCCGCCTATGGCTTGGGTGAAAACGTGGTTCAAGGTGCCGTCAACCCCGACGAATACTTCGTCTTCAAACCCACCCTCAAACAGGGCTTCCGTCCGATTCTAGAAAAACGCCTCGGCAGCAAAGAGATCAAGATGGTCTACGACGTCGGCGGTGGAAAACTAACCAAAAACGTCCCCGTTGCCGAACCCGAACGGCTCAAATTCGCCATCACCGATGACGAAGTCCTGACCCTCGCCAAATGGGCCGCCATCATCGAAGACCACTACAGCGAAGTCCGGGGACAACCTACCCCCATGGACATTGAATGGGCCAAAGACGGACAAACCGGGGAAATGTTTATCGTCCAAGCCCGTCCTGAAACTGTCCAATCTCAGAAATCTGGCAACGTCCTCAAACACTATCGCCTCCAAGGGACCAGTGAGGTTCGCGTCACCGGACGGGCCGTAGGTGAAGCCATCGGCCAAGGATTGGCCCGAGTCATTCGCGACGTGCAACAAATCGACGAATTTGAAGCCGGTGACGTGCTCATCACCAACAAAACGGATCCCGACTGGGAACCGATTATGAAGAAAGCCAGCGCTATCGTCACCAACCAAGGAGGACGCACCTGCCACGCCGCCATTATCGCCCGGGAAATGGGCATCCCCGCCATTGTTGGCTGTGGAAACGCCACCGGTGTCTTGAAAACCGGCGAAGAGGTCACCGTCTCCTGTAGTGAAGGGGAAGAAGGAAAAGTCTATGCCGGCTTGGTTCCCTTCGAGATTGAAGAAACCGTCCTCGATAACCTCCCCAGCACCCAGACCAAAATCTTGATGAACGTCGGTAACCCCGAAGAAGCCTTTGGCCTCTCTGCCATTCCCTGTGACGGGGTCGGCTTGGCTCGCTTCGAGTTCATCATCGCCAACCACATCAAAGCTCACCCCTTGGCCCTGCTGCATTTCGACGAACTCGAAGATGCCGCCGTCAAACGGGAAATCGCCACCCTGACCGCCGAGTACGACGATAAACCCCAGTTCTTCGTCGATAAACTGGCCTACGGCATCGGCACCATCGCCGCCGCCTTCTACCCCAAACCCGTGGTCGTGCGGATGTCCGACTTCAAGAGCAACGAATATGCCAACCTCCTCGGGGGACGACAATTTGAACCCCACGAAGAAAACCCGATGATTGGCTGGCGGGGTGCATCTCGCTACTACGATCCCAAGTATGCCCCTGCCTATGGCTTGGAATGCAAAGCCTTGAAACGGGTTCGCGATGAAATGGGCTTGACGAACGTGATCCCCATGATTCCCTTCTGCCGCACCCCCGATGAAGGCCGTAAAGTTCTAGCCGAAATGGAAAAATATGGGCTGAAACGGGGCGAAAATGGCTTGGAAGTCTATGTTATGTGCGAGATTCCCAGCAACGTCATTCTTGCCGATGAATACAGCAAGGTCTTTGACGGCTTCTCCATCGGGTCCAACGACTTGACTCAGTTGACCCTCGGCTTAGACCGTGACTCCGGCTTGGTAGCTCATATCTTCGATGAACGCAACGAAGGGGTCAAAACCATGGTGCGGATGGTCATCGAACGGGCCAAAGCCAACAATCGCAAGATTGGCATCTGTGGTCAAGCCCCGAGCGACTATCCTGAGTTTGCCCGCTTCCTGGTCGAACAAGGCATTGACTCCATTAGCTTGAACCCAGACTCAGTCCTCAAAACCATTCTCGACATTGCCGAGTTTGAGTCCAGCCGCTCCTAAATCCACGGTTCAGTAGCTGAGGGGACTGCACCCTAACTTAAATTGATTCGAGTCCCCAGTGGCAAACATTGGGGACTTTTTGTTGGATTTTGCTCTCAGCACGATCGCGCTTGCCCCAGAGTGCGTCAAAATGGTAAGTATCATCATTCATTCCCTAGATCCCCTGGCGCGCCCATCCCCTCTCCACAACGGCCATCTCCGAGGGCTAATGCCCCCCAAACGGTCCTGGAATCTGTCAACTATCAACGGTAAACTGTCAACTGTGCTGAGCATTCTTCTTCCCGGTTATCAGCTTAGTTCACCCATCTACGAAAGCGTGAACTCCTTGGTGTATCAAGGACAACGCGAACGGGATGGATTGCCAGTCATTCTGAAAATCCTCAAGAGCGATCGCGCCACGGCGACGGAAATTGCTCGCTATCACCAGGAATATCACATCACCCAACAACTCGACCTGGATGGGGTGGTACGGGCGTTGGCCCTTGAAACCTATCAAAATACCCTTGCCATTGTTTTAGAGGATTTTGGTGGACTGTCTCTGAAGCAATATTTAGCTCAACGCCCCTCCCATCGCTTACGATTGCCCGAGTTTTTGGATTTAGCCATCCAAATCGTCGAAGTTATCGGACAAATTCATGGGGCCAATATCATACATAAGGATATCAACCCCGCCAATCTTCTCTACAACCCCGAACGTAACTGCGTGAAGGTGATTGATTTTGGCATTTCCAGTCAGGTGACGCCGCCCTATACGGTTCTCCCCAATCCCAGCATCTTAGAGGGAACCCTGCCCTATATGTCCCCGGAACAAACAGGACGTATGAACTGTTCCCTGGACTATCGCAGTGATTTCTACTCCCTGGGGGTGACCTTTTACGAGCTGTTGTTAGGCCGCTTACCTTTTGAAAGTACCGACACCATGGAGTTGGTACATTGTCATATCGCCCAAAATCCCACCCCACCCCATGAGATTGATGCGAGTATTCCGCCGGCCCTGTCGGGGATTTTGCTCAAACTTCTGGCTAAAACGGCCGATGAACGCTATCAGAGTGCGTGGGGGATTCAGACGGATCTGGTGCTGTGTTTGATGCAGTTGGAAGCCACAGGAACCATTGAGGATGTGACCCCCGGCGAAAATGATGTAGTCAACAAGTTTCGCATTCCTCAAACGATTTATGGGCGCGATCGCCAACTGGCTCAACTCCATCGCGCTTTTGAAGCCATTGGCGCGGTTCCTCAGGCTGACAAAGGCGGTTCGTCCCCCTTACCCCGGACGGGTTCGACCTCGGCCATTTTTATTATGGGAGAGTCGGGGATCGGGAAAACAGCCCTGGTGGCTGAAAGTTATAAACCTCTGACCCGTCATTGTGGCTATTTCGTCTCCGGGACCTTTCAGCGATCGCGCCGGGACAGTTCCCCCTCTAGCAGCGAGTCGATGGCAGCCGTAGACCGGGACTCAGGAGGCCCCCTGGCCTATGGTGGCTGGATTAGCGCCCTGAGCGAACTGATCCGCCAACTGTTGACGGAAACGGAAACGTCCTTGGGGCAATGGCGCGATCGCATTCTCCAGGCACTTCTACCCCAGGGGCAGCCCCAGCCTAACTCGGACGATAACGCAAACTTTGCCGATTTGCTGGCTCTGATCCCCGAATTGCAATTGGTGCTGGGGCCCAACTTACCCCGGAATGTTGAGATGCAGGAGCGCCGGCTCGGCGATGGCGAAGCCGGCGGGACCCACAATCGCCCCACCTGTGCCCCAGAACGACTACAACAACTGCTAAAAGTCTTTGCTCACAGTAGCGATCCCTTCGTGGTCTTTCTGGATAATCTCCAATGGGCTGATTTAGATAGCTTAGCCCTGATTGAAATGCTCCTGAGCGATCCCAAATCCCAATCGTTCCTGATTATTGCGGCCTATCGCGATAATCAAACCCGTCTGCTCCGTCAACCCCTAACCCCCCCTCCCTCCTCCTCCTCCCGCTTTGCCCTCAATTCAATTCTCTCTCTACAAGAGCGACTCCAGGAGCGCGGCTGTCCCGTAGGACAAATTCACTTGCAAGGCTTGGAACTCGAAGCGATCGCCGCTCTTGTGGCCGATACCCTACAAAATAGCCTCAAAACAGTGATGCCCCTGGCGGCTCTGATTAGCCAGAAAACCAACGGGAACCCCTTCTTCGTGCGGGAATTTCTCAAAACCCTCGATCGCGAACAACTCTTGCGGTTCGATGACGAGTCCATGAGTTGGCAATGGGATATTGAGCGCATCAAAGCCCAGGATATTACCGATAATGTCTTGGAATTTTTGCTCGATCAATTCAAAACCCTACCGCCGCAAACTCAATATCTCCTCCATCTGGGATCGGTAGTGGGGATGGAGTTTGATTTAGATCTGATTGCCGATTTAGTTAATGGCTCTCCCGAGCAGTTATTTCAGAACTTAATTCCGGCATTAGTGGAAGGGTTGGTGCAACCCCAAGCTAAGGATTCCGGGCCCGGGGTGGCGCTGACGGCCTCAACGGCCCTTCCGAGTGACCCCCAAGAGATCTTGTTATTGCGACAATATCAATTCCTCCATGAACAGGTGCAACAGGCGGCCTACCGGATGACTCAAGGGCAATCACAGCTCAGCTACGCTCGCTGCCCGCAAGGGTTGGCCGCGACGACGGCTCCCTTGACGAACCGAGAAGGGACCCCAAACATCTCTACTGAGACCGCTAACTTACATCTACAAATTGGCAAACGGCTCTT contains these protein-coding regions:
- the ppsA gene encoding phosphoenolpyruvate synthase, giving the protein MVTSAPQSASGSSKTESLVLWFEDVGIADVPLVGGKNASLGEMIQQLSAKGVTVPTGFATTAYAYRYFVKQAGLESKLRKLFSDLDVENLKNLRDRGKQARALVLNTPFPKELEVAIATAYFKLCERYGADTEFCERFDPEYRQACKEYSYDTDVAVRSSATAEDLPDASFAGQQETYLNVHGAKSVLEACHRCFASIFTDRAISYRTIKGFDHFDVALSVGVQKMVRSDLASSGVMFSIDTETGFKDAALITAAYGLGENVVQGAVNPDEYFVFKPTLKQGFRPILEKRLGSKEIKMVYDVGGGKLTKNVPVAEPERLKFAITDDEVLTLAKWAAIIEDHYSEVRGQPTPMDIEWAKDGQTGEMFIVQARPETVQSQKSGNVLKHYRLQGTSEVRVTGRAVGEAIGQGLARVIRDVQQIDEFEAGDVLITNKTDPDWEPIMKKASAIVTNQGGRTCHAAIIAREMGIPAIVGCGNATGVLKTGEEVTVSCSEGEEGKVYAGLVPFEIEETVLDNLPSTQTKILMNVGNPEEAFGLSAIPCDGVGLARFEFIIANHIKAHPLALLHFDELEDAAVKREIATLTAEYDDKPQFFVDKLAYGIGTIAAAFYPKPVVVRMSDFKSNEYANLLGGRQFEPHEENPMIGWRGASRYYDPKYAPAYGLECKALKRVRDEMGLTNVIPMIPFCRTPDEGRKVLAEMEKYGLKRGENGLEVYVMCEIPSNVILADEYSKVFDGFSIGSNDLTQLTLGLDRDSGLVAHIFDERNEGVKTMVRMVIERAKANNRKIGICGQAPSDYPEFARFLVEQGIDSISLNPDSVLKTILDIAEFESSRS